GAAGAGATTAGAGTTCGTGACTACCTCAGGTTGGTGCGGGACCCGCAGCTATCTGTAGTCGTCTTCGAGCGTCTAGGTTGGGACAAGAGCGACTACGACCACTGGAGCCAAGAGCTGCTGGATTCAGGCTTCGCATTCGTCGTACCCTCCTCCCACAAGGGCCGCGTGAACACGAGATTTGCAATTGTCAACCCAACCACCAAGTACGAAGATCTAGTCAAGATCTTGGATTCGATGGAGTGAGCATGAAAGTAACTAAAGTCCACGCACCGGCATCGCTCTCCAGGGTAAAGGCACCAGAGCGCGGGACAATAACCGTCGCCGCGGTCCAGGTGAGCTGGCGTGAGGATCAGCGCGAACATCAATCGAACATTGAGAATGCAATCAGGCTGGCCAAAGCTCAGGGTGCTCAGATCGTCTTCCTTCCAGAGCTCACCCTCTCCCGATACCCGGCGGATGTTTGCCCTACGGGGATTCCGTCCGACTCCGCCGAGCCACTTCTAGGTGGCGAGACCTACACCTTTATTTCTCGCCTTGCCAAAGAGCTAGACCTAGCGATTCACGCCTCGCTCTATGAGGCAACTGGATTTGCAGATGGCCGTGGCCTAAACACCGCCATCTTGGTAAACGGTCAGGGTCAGCTGGTTGGAAAAACGCCAAAGCTACATATTCCGGTGACGGAGGGGTATTTCGAAGACAAGTACTTCCAGGAGGGTCCAAACGATAACCCCTACCCGATCTGGGATTACGAGGGAGTCAAGCTTGGAATGCCGACCTGCTGGGATGAGTGGTTCCCTGAGGTGGCAAGGGCTTATGGTCTGCGCGGCGCGGATGTGCTGTGTTACCCCACCGCGATTGGCTCCGAGCCAGATCACCCAGACTTTGACACCGAACCGCTTTGGAGACAGACCATCATCGGTCACGCCATTGCGAACGGTCTATTCATAGTTGTTCCAAACCGCTGGGGTAATGAAGGTCGAATCAACTTCTACGGCTCTAGCTTCATCGTCGATCCCTATGGTCGAGTCTTGGCCCGAGCAGCACGAGAGGGTGACGAGCTCCTCGTCGCCGAACTTGATTTGGATCAGAGGCGTGACTGGCTTGAGCTTTTTCCATTTTTTGGAACCAGAAGACCAGACACCTACCAGGAGCTAACCGAGCCAATTGTCAACCCGCGCTCTGACTCAGGTGAGGGTGTAGAAGGCGGTATCCCAGGACTGAGGCCATGAGAGTTTTTCCAGCTGAGTGGCATCCACACGCCAGGACCTGGTTAGCGTTCCCAACCTCTGGCTACACCCTGGGAGACACCGAGTTAGATCACGATAAGGCCCGCAAGGCTTGGGCCAGCGTAGCTAACCATGCCAGTGAGTTTGAACCCGTGAGCGTTGTGGTGAACCCTGGCGATGAAAAGATTGCGAAGAAATACCTCTCATCAGCGTGCGAGCTAGTTTCAATCCCAATCAACGATGCCTGGATAAGAGACAGCGGTCCAAGCTTTGTAATTGAAAATCGAGAACTGAAGGCTGTGAATTGGATATTCAACGGCTGGGGCGCACAAGGCTGGGCAAGCTATGACAAAGACGCCAAGCTCGCTACCGAGATTGCCAACTTGCTTGGCGTCGAGGTGTTGGATTCACCGCTTGTAAACGAGGGTGGCGGCTTTCACGTGAGTGACTCTGGAGAACTGCTACTTACCCGAACCGTGCAGCTAGGGAAGGGTCGAAACCCTCATCTAAGCGCCGGTGAAGTCGAGTCCCAGATGCACGAGCTGCTCGGCACCAAGAAAGCCATTTGGCTAGAGCGCGGACTTACCCGTGATTACGAAGAATTTGGCACCCAGGGTCACGTTGACATCGTTGCCTGCTTTACCCCAGATGGCAGAGTGCTCTATCACGATCAGCGAAACCCAAACCACCCTGACTACCTAGTTTCTGCGGAGGTCAGAGAGCTATTCATCCGCGCTGGGTATGAAGTGGTGGCGGTACCGGCCCCAGACATCCTCTCCGATGGTGAGGGACCGGTTGATTTCAGCTACATCAATCACTACGTCCTCAACCACGCCGTCCTCCTGTGCGCATTCGATGACCCAAGGGACAAAGAGGCAAAGGCGATCCTTCGGGAGGTTTACCCCGGTCGCGAGATTGTGCTGATCAACGCCACCGAGATTTTCGCTCGCGGTGGTGGCATTCACTGCATTACCCAACAGCAACCAGAGGTTAGATAAATGCGAATGCGCTCCGTTCCCAAAACTGACTTACTCGTTTCCGAACTCTGCCTTGGTGGAAATGTGTTCGGTTGGAGCGCGAACAAGCACGAGTCGTTTGAAGTTCTAAATGCATATGCAGCGGCAGGAGGTAACTTCATTGACACAGCGGATGTCTACAGCGAGTGGAAACCTGGAAATGTTGGTGGAGAGTCAGAATCCATCATCGGTGAGTGGCTAAAAAGCCAGGACCGCGATTGTTTCATAATCGCAACCAAGGTTGCCAAGCTATCTACCAGGCCTGGCCTGAGTGCCGCCAACATCATCGCCGCCTGCGAAGACTCGCTTCGAAGACTTCAGGTTGAGCACATTGACATCTACTACTCCCACCACTTTGATGGCGAAGTTCCGCTCGAAGAGACGCTTGCTGCCTACGAGCAGCTGATCGCAACCGGCAAAGTTCGCTACATCGCTGCCTCGCAGCACAGCGCTGACCAGCTGAAAAAGGCCTTTGCAATTGCGGAGGAGAATGATCTCCCGCATTACATCGCGCTGCAAAACGAATACAACTTGATTGAGCGCGAGCAGTTTGAGACCGATTCAATGCCGATATTGCAAGAGCTTGGCATTGGTGCGTTTCCGTTTTTCGCACTCGCC
The genomic region above belongs to Aquiluna sp. KACHI24 and contains:
- a CDS encoding nitrilase-related carbon-nitrogen hydrolase — encoded protein: MKVTKVHAPASLSRVKAPERGTITVAAVQVSWREDQREHQSNIENAIRLAKAQGAQIVFLPELTLSRYPADVCPTGIPSDSAEPLLGGETYTFISRLAKELDLAIHASLYEATGFADGRGLNTAILVNGQGQLVGKTPKLHIPVTEGYFEDKYFQEGPNDNPYPIWDYEGVKLGMPTCWDEWFPEVARAYGLRGADVLCYPTAIGSEPDHPDFDTEPLWRQTIIGHAIANGLFIVVPNRWGNEGRINFYGSSFIVDPYGRVLARAAREGDELLVAELDLDQRRDWLELFPFFGTRRPDTYQELTEPIVNPRSDSGEGVEGGIPGLRP
- a CDS encoding agmatine deiminase family protein — encoded protein: MRVFPAEWHPHARTWLAFPTSGYTLGDTELDHDKARKAWASVANHASEFEPVSVVVNPGDEKIAKKYLSSACELVSIPINDAWIRDSGPSFVIENRELKAVNWIFNGWGAQGWASYDKDAKLATEIANLLGVEVLDSPLVNEGGGFHVSDSGELLLTRTVQLGKGRNPHLSAGEVESQMHELLGTKKAIWLERGLTRDYEEFGTQGHVDIVACFTPDGRVLYHDQRNPNHPDYLVSAEVRELFIRAGYEVVAVPAPDILSDGEGPVDFSYINHYVLNHAVLLCAFDDPRDKEAKAILREVYPGREIVLINATEIFARGGGIHCITQQQPEVR
- a CDS encoding aldo/keto reductase, which gives rise to MRMRSVPKTDLLVSELCLGGNVFGWSANKHESFEVLNAYAAAGGNFIDTADVYSEWKPGNVGGESESIIGEWLKSQDRDCFIIATKVAKLSTRPGLSAANIIAACEDSLRRLQVEHIDIYYSHHFDGEVPLEETLAAYEQLIATGKVRYIAASQHSADQLKKAFAIAEENDLPHYIALQNEYNLIEREQFETDSMPILQELGIGAFPFFALARGFLSGKYQPGAKIESVRAHGVEAYATEENFALIQRVSSVASEHGVSNAAVALQWLRQRPGVIAPIASARTTEQLAEITQELTLTDQEIEFIKG